A region of Marnyiella aurantia DNA encodes the following proteins:
- a CDS encoding lipocalin-like domain-containing protein, whose translation MKKILLFCAALFAFSFLLSCDDDEVVKSNIVGVWKPVKMVETKVDNNGSNSESFYYTDCQQLSRWTFNENNTGSVVTQDDTFTTCHIAFQSTINYQYNPKTGEIVINYLTGQDTGKISDVTDTTMNLKIEEIDLNADTYESQVYTMVRVN comes from the coding sequence ATGAAAAAAATACTCTTGTTTTGTGCAGCCCTTTTCGCTTTTAGTTTCCTGCTGAGCTGCGATGATGATGAAGTAGTAAAGTCCAATATTGTTGGTGTATGGAAGCCTGTAAAGATGGTGGAAACGAAAGTGGACAATAATGGCTCCAATTCAGAATCCTTTTATTATACAGACTGCCAGCAACTGTCCAGATGGACTTTCAATGAAAACAATACCGGTAGTGTAGTTACCCAGGACGATACTTTTACCACCTGTCATATTGCTTTCCAAAGCACCATTAACTATCAGTACAATCCTAAGACCGGAGAAATCGTAATCAATTACCTTACAGGACAGGATACAGGAAAGATCTCAGATGTCACGGATACAACAATGAATCTTAAGATTGAGGAAATAGACCTGAACGCTGATACGTACGAGTCGCAGGTATATACTATGGTACGTGTAAACTAA
- a CDS encoding deoxyuridine 5'-triphosphate nucleotidohydrolase, with product MEYSKEFKQALSAFTSAEKDKLIFRLLRKDKILSQKLYFELIDPENTDDKREQMETYIRQTVTAAGKNNRNPKLFLQLIRKVSAKITEHVKITTDKFGEVSLNLMLIAEVLKHPLRHGDSYKLDIYLLNKVLRMLTLTVKLDPDYYIDLIELYKLIKSQITGSHQLKSISIHIGLKQEWLDPDNVPENIADIYRDIKSRGLLR from the coding sequence ATGGAGTACTCAAAAGAATTTAAGCAGGCACTAAGCGCCTTTACCTCTGCAGAAAAAGACAAGTTAATTTTCAGGTTGCTCAGGAAAGACAAAATACTGTCGCAAAAACTTTATTTTGAACTTATTGACCCCGAGAATACTGATGACAAACGGGAACAAATGGAAACCTACATCAGACAAACCGTTACTGCAGCGGGAAAGAACAACCGCAATCCGAAGTTATTTTTGCAACTGATACGTAAGGTAAGTGCCAAAATTACAGAGCATGTAAAAATAACAACGGATAAATTTGGCGAAGTTTCCCTGAATCTCATGTTGATTGCTGAAGTACTGAAACATCCCCTGCGGCATGGAGATTCTTATAAGCTTGATATTTACCTGCTGAATAAAGTTCTCAGGATGCTGACGTTAACAGTTAAGCTGGATCCCGATTATTATATTGACCTTATTGAGCTATACAAGCTAATTAAAAGTCAAATTACCGGCAGTCATCAACTAAAATCAATCAGCATACATATTGGTCTGAAGCAGGAATGGCTGGATCCGGATAACGTACCGGAAAACATCGCAGACATTTACAGGGATATTAAAAGTCGCGGATTGCTACGCTAG